From one Streptomyces sp. R41 genomic stretch:
- a CDS encoding glycogen debranching N-terminal domain-containing protein — protein sequence MPRRTVNLPPAHTALICVALPGLAISTEQGQLTGQGLEGFYRAGRRMLSRCQVRVAGREPLAVQARMVAADRARFVGTLRASPDAGPDPDVVVERTRCADGTERITLQSAAPRTLRLPVEVALGTDLAELGAVASGRAGPELSASVHDSGLRWSCPTGHSAVTADPPPSDALASAGLLRWELELPPGGTRSVELRVRPDAAGPITVVGRGAASPFAPARAVGDDPRAGALLRTCVEDLQALLLRDPRHPSDTHLAAGAPWRCGLAPAEALVAARMTLPLGTRLAASTLRTLARTQLGGPGPRSGLIPGPRRDGGPHLPPGCTATEATLLFPVLLAEARRWGLAEREVEVLLPTAERCLQWLRTAVGDGIYLPDPQPGGPLRCETQAHAHRAALLGADLLDAYGRPGGVGLRQWAQELRTAFHDDFWVEDRGGGRPAAARAPDGRFVPHLGSGTAHLLDTGLLGSGVLAPGLLDKVQTEQLARLFGGPAMDSGWGLRSLEAKEAAYNPFGHRGGAVRVQETVVAVAGLAAAGYEKEASSLLRGVLAAAEAFGHRLPEMYAGEQRTEGSAPLPHPAACRPAAAAAAAGVLLLTSLAGIRPDAPAGTVTLRPVRDAPLGEIGLTRLRISGAPFSVRVSRLGLAMVEEAADGLQLGV from the coding sequence ATGCCGCGCCGGACCGTGAACCTGCCGCCCGCTCACACGGCCCTGATCTGCGTCGCCCTGCCGGGGCTGGCGATCTCCACGGAGCAGGGGCAGTTGACGGGCCAGGGGTTGGAGGGGTTCTACCGCGCGGGGCGACGCATGCTCTCCCGTTGCCAGGTGCGGGTCGCCGGCCGGGAACCGCTCGCCGTGCAGGCCCGTATGGTCGCGGCCGACCGAGCGCGCTTTGTGGGGACGCTGCGTGCGTCCCCCGACGCCGGCCCGGATCCGGACGTGGTCGTCGAACGGACGCGGTGCGCGGACGGCACCGAGCGGATCACCTTGCAGAGCGCGGCCCCTCGTACCCTGCGCCTGCCCGTCGAGGTCGCCCTCGGCACGGATCTCGCGGAACTGGGCGCGGTTGCCTCGGGCCGAGCCGGACCCGAATTGTCCGCCAGCGTCCACGACTCCGGCCTGCGGTGGTCCTGCCCCACAGGGCACTCGGCCGTCACCGCCGACCCACCGCCCAGCGACGCCCTGGCCTCCGCGGGACTGCTGCGTTGGGAGCTCGAACTGCCGCCGGGCGGTACCCGGAGCGTGGAGCTGCGCGTACGGCCGGACGCTGCCGGGCCCATCACAGTGGTGGGACGCGGCGCGGCGAGCCCGTTCGCTCCGGCCCGGGCGGTGGGCGACGACCCCAGGGCCGGGGCACTCCTGCGTACGTGCGTCGAGGATCTCCAGGCGCTGCTGTTGCGCGACCCCCGGCACCCGTCCGACACGCATCTCGCTGCGGGGGCTCCCTGGCGGTGTGGCCTGGCACCGGCGGAGGCCCTTGTCGCGGCGCGGATGACGCTGCCGCTCGGTACCCGTCTCGCCGCGAGCACCCTGCGGACTCTCGCCCGCACTCAGCTCGGCGGTCCGGGACCGCGGTCCGGCCTGATTCCCGGACCGCGCCGCGACGGGGGGCCGCATCTGCCGCCGGGCTGCACGGCGACCGAGGCGACTTTGCTCTTCCCCGTGCTGCTCGCGGAGGCCCGGCGCTGGGGGCTTGCGGAGCGGGAGGTCGAGGTGCTGCTGCCCACGGCCGAGCGGTGCCTCCAGTGGCTGCGGACCGCCGTCGGCGACGGCATCTATCTGCCCGATCCGCAGCCCGGCGGACCGCTCCGCTGCGAGACACAGGCGCACGCCCACCGGGCGGCACTGCTGGGCGCCGATCTGCTCGACGCATATGGCCGACCAGGCGGTGTGGGGTTGCGGCAGTGGGCCCAAGAGCTGCGGACGGCGTTCCACGACGACTTCTGGGTCGAAGACCGGGGAGGCGGCAGACCGGCGGCCGCCCGGGCTCCGGACGGGCGCTTCGTGCCGCACCTGGGCTCGGGCACCGCCCACCTCCTCGATACCGGCCTGCTGGGTTCCGGAGTGCTGGCTCCCGGCCTGCTCGACAAGGTGCAGACCGAGCAGTTGGCGCGGCTGTTCGGCGGCCCGGCCATGGACTCGGGCTGGGGGTTGCGCAGCCTGGAGGCGAAGGAGGCGGCGTACAACCCGTTCGGTCATCGCGGTGGCGCCGTGCGCGTTCAGGAGACGGTGGTTGCCGTCGCGGGGCTGGCCGCCGCGGGCTACGAGAAGGAGGCGAGCTCGCTGCTGCGTGGCGTACTCGCGGCGGCCGAGGCCTTCGGGCACCGGCTGCCCGAGATGTACGCGGGGGAACAGCGCACGGAGGGGAGCGCCCCGCTGCCCCATCCCGCGGCCTGCCGACCGGCGGCCGCGGCCGCGGCCGCCGGGGTGCTGCTGCTCACCTCCCTTGCCGGGATCCGCCCCGACGCCCCGGCCGGAACGGTGACGCTGCGCCCGGTCCGTGATGCGCCGCTGGGCGAGATCGGGCTGACGAGACTGCGGATCTCCGGCGCGCCCTTCTCCGTACGCGTCAGCAGGCTCGGCCTTGCCATGGTCGAGGAGGCGGCCGACGGACTGCAGTTGGGGGTGTGA
- a CDS encoding TetR/AcrR family transcriptional regulator yields MVTSRWTAAPAQTASSRRRGAVLERAILEAALEQLGTVGWNGLTMEGVAARAQTGKAAVYRRWPSKEDLVADALQAGLPSLAEAPDLGSVREDLLELCRRVREAMFSQSGFALRSVLYECDALQAERFQRVIFGGVIEPNMRLLREVIGRGIERGEVRPDAANAYVFDAIPAMMMYRSKVCASEWSERDLEEMIDQLMVPLLRGRAA; encoded by the coding sequence ATGGTTACTTCGCGTTGGACGGCCGCCCCCGCTCAGACGGCCTCCTCGCGCCGACGCGGTGCCGTACTCGAGCGCGCGATCCTGGAGGCCGCGCTGGAGCAGCTCGGCACGGTCGGCTGGAACGGTCTCACCATGGAGGGTGTCGCCGCGCGAGCCCAGACAGGCAAGGCCGCGGTCTACCGCCGCTGGCCGTCCAAGGAGGATCTCGTCGCGGACGCGCTCCAGGCCGGACTCCCTAGCCTGGCGGAGGCGCCCGACCTCGGGAGCGTCCGGGAGGACCTGCTGGAGCTGTGCCGGCGGGTGCGTGAGGCGATGTTCTCGCAGTCGGGATTCGCCCTGCGTTCGGTGCTTTACGAATGCGACGCTCTCCAGGCCGAACGCTTTCAGCGGGTGATCTTCGGCGGGGTCATCGAGCCGAACATGCGCCTGCTTCGAGAGGTCATCGGCCGTGGAATCGAGCGGGGAGAAGTGCGTCCCGACGCCGCGAACGCCTATGTCTTCGACGCCATTCCGGCGATGATGATGTACCGCTCCAAGGTGTGCGCGAGCGAATGGAGCGAGCGGGACCTCGAGGAGATGATCGACCAGCTGATGGTCCCGCTGCTGCGGGGACGGGCTGCCTGA
- a CDS encoding MFS transporter, with amino-acid sequence MTTSQLIQDPKPGAARREGHPGIALAVIAACQLMVVLDATIVNIALPHIQDALKFSTTDLTWVVSAYTLTFGGLLLLGARAGDILGRRRVFMTGILLFTFASLLGGLAQEPWQLLAARALQGVGGAIASPTSLALITTTFPEGPERNRAFAVFATVSAGGGAIGLLTGGMLTEWLDWRWVLFVNVPIGVLIAVLTPMYISESERHPGRFDVAGALTSTAGMASLVYGFIRAAEEGWRDSLTIGSFGAAVVLLLAFGVIETRAKDPITPLKMFADRNRSGTYVIMLSLAAAMFGMFFYIVLFVQNVLGYSPISAGVAFLPVTVAIAVGAGLSQRFLPVLGPKPFMLVGSTLVALGLGWQTFISPDSSYVGGVLGPMLLFGFGMGLNFVTLTVTSVSGVAQHEAGAASGLLNVTQQVGGSLGLSILTTVFGSASRDEAEKQMPKFLTDGSPEQKAEFAKTHQLPAPWGHDVLAEGISTAFIPAAAMALLALITAALVIRVRKSDLDALAGTAGPAGG; translated from the coding sequence GTGACAACCTCTCAGTTGATTCAAGACCCAAAGCCAGGAGCGGCCCGCCGGGAGGGGCACCCCGGCATCGCGCTCGCCGTCATCGCGGCCTGCCAACTCATGGTGGTACTCGACGCGACGATTGTGAACATCGCGCTCCCGCACATTCAAGACGCGCTCAAGTTCAGCACGACCGACCTGACATGGGTGGTCAGCGCGTACACACTCACCTTCGGTGGCCTGCTGCTTCTCGGCGCCCGGGCCGGTGACATCCTCGGTCGGCGCCGGGTCTTCATGACCGGCATCCTGCTGTTCACCTTCGCCTCGCTGCTCGGCGGACTCGCCCAGGAACCGTGGCAGTTGCTGGCCGCGCGTGCCCTGCAGGGCGTCGGTGGCGCGATCGCGTCGCCCACATCGCTGGCGCTCATCACCACCACGTTCCCCGAGGGCCCGGAGCGGAACCGGGCGTTCGCCGTCTTCGCCACGGTCTCGGCCGGCGGTGGCGCGATCGGTCTCCTCACCGGCGGCATGCTCACGGAGTGGCTCGACTGGCGGTGGGTCCTCTTCGTCAACGTACCCATCGGCGTCCTGATCGCCGTCCTCACGCCGATGTACATCAGCGAGTCCGAACGCCACCCCGGGCGCTTCGACGTCGCGGGTGCGCTCACCTCGACGGCCGGAATGGCGTCCCTGGTGTACGGCTTCATCCGCGCCGCGGAGGAAGGCTGGCGGGACAGCCTCACCATCGGGTCGTTCGGCGCGGCCGTGGTGCTGCTGCTGGCCTTCGGGGTCATCGAGACGCGGGCCAAGGATCCCATCACCCCGCTGAAGATGTTCGCCGACCGCAATCGCTCGGGCACCTACGTGATCATGCTGAGTCTCGCCGCGGCGATGTTCGGCATGTTCTTCTACATCGTGCTCTTCGTGCAGAACGTGCTGGGGTACAGCCCGATCTCGGCCGGTGTGGCCTTCCTGCCGGTGACGGTCGCGATCGCGGTCGGCGCGGGTCTGTCGCAGCGGTTCCTGCCGGTGCTCGGCCCCAAGCCGTTCATGCTGGTCGGCTCGACGCTCGTCGCGCTCGGGCTCGGCTGGCAGACGTTCATCAGCCCCGACAGTTCGTACGTCGGCGGAGTGCTCGGCCCGATGCTGCTGTTCGGCTTCGGCATGGGCCTGAACTTCGTGACGCTGACGGTCACCTCGGTCTCGGGTGTCGCCCAGCACGAGGCGGGCGCGGCCTCCGGTCTGCTCAACGTCACACAGCAGGTGGGCGGTTCGCTGGGCCTCTCCATCCTCACCACGGTCTTCGGCTCGGCCAGCCGTGACGAGGCGGAGAAGCAGATGCCGAAGTTCCTGACGGACGGCTCGCCGGAGCAGAAGGCGGAGTTCGCCAAGACCCACCAGCTGCCCGCTCCTTGGGGGCACGACGTGCTCGCCGAGGGCATCTCGACCGCCTTCATACCGGCGGCCGCGATGGCCCTGCTGGCCCTGATCACGGCCGCATTGGTGATCCGGGTCCGCAAGAGCGACCTGGACGCCCTCGCCGGCACGGCAGGACCTGCCGGGGGCTGA
- a CDS encoding DUF4192 domain-containing protein: MTNHDEAAGRSGDEDICGLGGQDRQGGHDGYGGGGELDGWSGPDGRSGPAGQDLPDGPAGQGEHSACVGREAPADRAGRGELIGQVGRGGDGHAGHGRSERYVGHGAPGAPGGPGVPGGEHQVTLRTPAELADALPYLLGYRPEDSIVLVALHDRERRGRFGGRARLGIPAHAEDWPPVAEQLAQGLVRGSERRGTRPESMVAYLCQEPRSGESGREVMERLRPLAQLLRRACGRLDVPVIEALCISDGRFWSYTCPGQGCCPPEGESMGLPGTSVLAAAATYAGLQVRGSLRELTARLLPWETAVAVEQEVALDTASMSLVPRILDGESRAEVAEEALELARRIMGRLADASPVSGTRPADLRDDGLLEHEEAAILILGLQDRTTRDRAAEWMEGDEAGPALRLWRALARRCVGPYREHAAAPLTLAGWVAWSTGDELEAREALAMALGADPDYLFARLLHQACNEGLDPESIRRCLRAERSGRVPAETDQPTDLEAPLSSAAPTPGPGLPGAGTATRRRRRTRPAGSGAARPSRRSPGTASVRRRRPTAEASPAGDGPGRAAEGTSRRPQARREGDRHGVGEET, encoded by the coding sequence ATGACGAATCACGACGAAGCGGCCGGCAGGTCCGGCGACGAGGACATCTGCGGGCTCGGTGGGCAGGACCGGCAGGGCGGACACGACGGCTATGGCGGAGGCGGTGAGCTCGACGGGTGGAGCGGGCCGGATGGTCGGTCCGGGCCCGCCGGGCAGGACCTGCCCGACGGGCCTGCCGGTCAGGGCGAGCACAGCGCGTGTGTGGGACGCGAGGCGCCTGCGGATCGGGCGGGACGGGGTGAGCTCATCGGGCAGGTGGGGCGTGGTGGCGACGGTCACGCGGGCCATGGCCGGTCCGAGAGGTACGTGGGTCACGGCGCTCCCGGTGCCCCCGGCGGCCCGGGCGTTCCCGGCGGCGAGCATCAGGTCACGCTGCGCACCCCGGCCGAACTGGCCGACGCTCTGCCCTACTTGCTCGGCTACCGGCCCGAGGACAGCATCGTGCTGGTAGCCCTGCACGACCGGGAGCGGCGCGGCCGGTTCGGCGGCCGTGCGCGGCTCGGTATCCCCGCCCACGCGGAGGACTGGCCGCCCGTGGCCGAGCAGCTGGCACAGGGGCTGGTGAGAGGGAGCGAGCGCCGAGGTACCCGGCCCGAGAGCATGGTCGCGTACCTCTGCCAGGAACCGCGGAGCGGTGAATCGGGGCGGGAGGTCATGGAGCGCCTGCGTCCGCTGGCGCAGTTGCTGCGCAGGGCGTGCGGTCGCCTCGACGTCCCCGTGATCGAGGCCCTCTGCATCTCTGACGGTCGCTTCTGGTCGTACACCTGTCCGGGCCAGGGGTGCTGTCCGCCCGAGGGTGAGTCGATGGGGCTGCCCGGGACGTCCGTCCTCGCCGCTGCCGCGACCTACGCGGGCCTCCAGGTGCGCGGATCTCTACGGGAATTGACGGCCAGGCTGCTTCCCTGGGAGACGGCGGTCGCCGTGGAGCAGGAGGTCGCGCTCGACACGGCGAGCATGTCTCTCGTCCCGAGGATCCTGGACGGCGAGAGCCGTGCCGAGGTGGCCGAGGAGGCTCTCGAACTGGCCCGGCGGATCATGGGACGCCTCGCCGACGCTTCACCGGTGTCCGGCACACGTCCGGCGGACCTGCGCGACGACGGACTCCTCGAACACGAGGAAGCCGCCATCCTGATCCTCGGCCTCCAGGACCGCACGACCCGCGACCGTGCCGCCGAATGGATGGAGGGCGACGAGGCCGGCCCGGCCCTGCGCCTGTGGCGAGCGCTGGCCCGCCGCTGCGTCGGCCCCTACCGCGAGCACGCCGCCGCGCCCCTCACCCTCGCGGGGTGGGTCGCCTGGTCCACGGGCGACGAACTGGAGGCCCGGGAGGCTCTCGCCATGGCGCTCGGCGCCGATCCCGACTATCTCTTCGCCCGCCTTCTGCACCAGGCGTGCAACGAGGGCCTGGACCCGGAGTCCATCCGTCGCTGCCTCCGCGCTGAGCGCAGCGGCCGTGTCCCGGCGGAAACGGACCAGCCCACCGATCTCGAGGCGCCGCTCTCATCGGCCGCACCGACGCCGGGACCCGGGCTGCCGGGCGCGGGAACCGCCACCCGGCGCCGACGCCGGACGCGCCCGGCGGGGAGCGGCGCAGCTCGTCCAAGCCGACGCAGCCCCGGGACAGCAAGCGTCCGCCGACGCCGGCCCACCGCCGAGGCCTCGCCCGCCGGCGACGGACCGGGACGCGCTGCCGAGGGCACGAGCCGTCGGCCACAGGCGCGCCGCGAAGGCGATCGGCATGGGGTGGGGGAGGAGACGTGA
- a CDS encoding NUDIX domain-containing protein yields MPYDPSAFPPFAVTVDLVVLTVRRHALCALAVRRGEQPFQGRWALPGGFVRPDEDLAQAAARELVEETGLCAHDPSAPAQDNGAHLEQLATYGDPKRDPRMRVVSVAHLALAPDLPAPRAGGDANSARWAPVEELLQQGGYGRDGEQAAPLAFDHAQILSDGVERARSKIEYSSLATAFCPTQFTVGELRRVYEAVWGVALDPRNFHRKVTGTPGFLVPTGGTTTRQGGRPAQLFRAGGATLLNPPMLRPEV; encoded by the coding sequence ATGCCCTACGACCCGTCGGCCTTTCCGCCCTTTGCCGTGACCGTGGACCTGGTCGTGCTGACCGTGCGTCGCCATGCCCTGTGTGCGCTGGCGGTGCGGAGGGGTGAGCAGCCGTTCCAGGGGCGGTGGGCGCTCCCGGGCGGCTTCGTACGGCCCGACGAGGATCTGGCGCAGGCGGCGGCGCGCGAGCTGGTCGAGGAGACCGGGCTGTGCGCCCACGACCCGTCCGCGCCCGCGCAGGACAACGGCGCGCATCTGGAGCAGCTCGCGACGTACGGCGACCCCAAGCGTGACCCGCGGATGCGGGTGGTCAGCGTCGCCCATCTCGCCCTGGCACCCGATCTGCCCGCGCCACGAGCGGGTGGCGACGCCAACAGCGCGCGCTGGGCGCCCGTCGAGGAGCTGCTGCAGCAGGGTGGTTACGGGCGCGACGGGGAGCAGGCGGCGCCGCTCGCCTTCGACCACGCGCAGATCCTCTCCGACGGTGTGGAGCGCGCTCGGTCCAAGATCGAGTACTCGTCGCTGGCCACCGCCTTCTGCCCGACCCAGTTCACCGTCGGCGAGTTGCGCCGCGTGTACGAGGCGGTGTGGGGCGTGGCGCTCGACCCGCGCAACTTCCACCGCAAGGTGACGGGCACGCCGGGCTTCCTGGTGCCCACGGGCGGCACGACCACACGCCAGGGCGGCCGCCCCGCCCAGCTCTTCCGCGCGGGCGGAGCCACGCTGCTCAACCCGCCGATGCTGCGCCCCGAGGTCTGA
- a CDS encoding ribonuclease HII, which yields MPYEPPTHTVERSLRATTGAKIIAGVDEVGRGAWAGPVTVCAAVTGLRRPPEGLTDSKLLTVKRRTALAAKLEKWVTSYALGHASPEEIDDLGMTAALRLAAVRALEALPVRPDAVILDGKHDYLGAPWRVRTVIKGDQSCVAVAAASVIAKVQRDKMMAELGIDHADFGFAANAGYPSPVHKAALAERGPTPYHRLSWAYLDALPQWRHLKKVRSWADGNVPEIEGQLGFDF from the coding sequence ATGCCGTACGAACCACCCACCCACACCGTCGAGCGCTCCCTCCGCGCCACGACCGGAGCGAAGATCATTGCCGGTGTCGACGAGGTGGGCCGCGGCGCGTGGGCCGGCCCGGTCACCGTCTGCGCCGCCGTCACGGGACTGCGCCGTCCGCCCGAAGGGCTCACCGACTCCAAGCTCCTGACCGTCAAGCGGCGTACCGCGCTCGCCGCGAAGTTGGAGAAGTGGGTGACGTCGTACGCCCTGGGGCATGCGTCTCCGGAGGAGATCGACGACCTGGGGATGACGGCCGCACTGCGCCTGGCGGCCGTACGCGCCCTGGAGGCCCTGCCGGTTCGCCCCGACGCGGTCATTCTCGACGGGAAGCACGACTATCTCGGCGCTCCCTGGCGGGTCCGTACGGTGATCAAGGGCGACCAGTCCTGCGTCGCCGTCGCGGCGGCTTCGGTGATCGCCAAGGTTCAGCGCGACAAAATGATGGCCGAACTGGGCATCGACCATGCAGACTTCGGTTTTGCGGCCAACGCCGGGTACCCGTCACCGGTCCACAAGGCCGCGCTGGCGGAGCGGGGCCCCACCCCGTACCACCGGTTGTCGTGGGCGTATCTTGATGCGCTGCCCCAGTGGCGGCACCTCAAGAAGGTCCGCAGCTGGGCGGACGGAAACGTTCCGGAGATCGAGGGTCAGCTCGGCTTCGATTTCTGA
- a CDS encoding RecQ family ATP-dependent DNA helicase encodes MTNEDPRPTATEELRTAADAVLARLVGAQAGQARLREDQWRAIEALVADKRRALVVQRTGWGKSAVYFVATALLRERGAGPTVIVSPLLALMRNQVEAAARAGIHARTINSSNTEEWETIQAEVAASEVDVLLVSPERLNNPDFRDQVLPKLAAATGLLVVDEAHCISDWGHDFRPDYRRLRTMLADLPPGVPVLATTATANARVTADVAEQLGTGASTDALVLRGPLDRESLSLGVVRLPDAAHRMAWLAEHLNDLPGSGIIYTLTVAAAEEVTAFLRQSGHTVTSYTGKTENVDRQQAEEDLLANRVKALVATSALGMGFDKPDLGFVVHLGSPSSPIAYYQQVGRAGRGVEHAEVLLLPGKEDQAIWEYFASIAFPPEEQVRHTLDVLAQAGRPLSLPALEPLVELRRSRLETMLKVLDVDGAVRRVQGGWISTGTPWTYDTERYAWVAKQRAAEQQAMRDYVTTTGCRMEFLRRQLDDEGAAPCGRCDNCAGARFEASVSPAALDAANGELGRAGVEVEPRKMWPTGLPAVGVDLKGRIPAGEQAATGRALGRLSDIGWGNRLRPMLAPQAPDGPVPDDVAKAVVGVLTDWARGPGGWASGQPDAQPRPVGVVTVASRTRPRLIQSLGARIAEIGRLPLLGSVEYVGEGAPMSRSNSAQRLKALDGALTVPPELATALKEAGGPVLLVDDATETGWTLAVAARMLRRAGAQGVLPLVLAVQS; translated from the coding sequence ATGACCAACGAAGACCCGCGACCCACAGCCACCGAAGAGCTCCGTACCGCGGCTGATGCCGTACTGGCCCGCCTCGTCGGCGCCCAGGCCGGCCAGGCCCGGCTCCGCGAGGACCAGTGGCGCGCCATCGAGGCGCTGGTGGCCGACAAGCGCAGAGCCCTGGTCGTGCAGCGCACCGGCTGGGGCAAGTCCGCGGTGTACTTCGTCGCGACCGCGCTGCTGCGCGAGCGGGGCGCCGGGCCCACGGTGATCGTCTCGCCGCTGCTCGCGCTCATGCGCAACCAGGTGGAGGCGGCGGCCCGCGCCGGAATCCACGCGCGGACGATCAACTCCTCCAATACGGAGGAGTGGGAGACGATCCAGGCCGAGGTCGCCGCGAGCGAGGTCGACGTTCTCCTGGTGAGCCCGGAGCGGCTCAATAATCCGGACTTCCGCGACCAGGTGCTGCCCAAGCTGGCAGCGGCGACCGGTCTGCTCGTGGTCGACGAGGCGCACTGCATCTCGGACTGGGGCCACGACTTCCGGCCGGACTATCGCCGACTGCGCACCATGCTCGCCGACCTCCCGCCGGGAGTCCCCGTCCTGGCCACCACCGCGACGGCCAACGCGCGCGTGACGGCCGATGTGGCCGAGCAGCTGGGCACGGGAGCCAGCACGGACGCGCTCGTCCTGCGCGGGCCGCTGGACCGGGAGAGCCTGAGCCTCGGCGTGGTGCGGCTGCCGGACGCCGCCCACCGGATGGCCTGGCTCGCCGAGCATCTGAACGACCTGCCGGGCTCGGGCATCATCTACACGCTCACGGTGGCTGCCGCCGAGGAGGTCACCGCCTTCCTGCGCCAGAGCGGGCACACGGTGACGTCGTACACCGGGAAGACGGAGAATGTAGACCGCCAGCAGGCCGAGGAGGACCTGCTCGCCAACCGGGTCAAGGCCCTGGTCGCCACGTCCGCGCTGGGCATGGGCTTCGACAAGCCCGACCTCGGATTCGTGGTGCACCTGGGCTCGCCGTCCTCCCCCATCGCCTACTACCAGCAGGTGGGGCGCGCGGGCCGCGGTGTGGAGCATGCCGAGGTCCTGCTCCTGCCGGGCAAGGAGGACCAGGCGATCTGGGAGTACTTCGCGTCGATAGCCTTCCCTCCGGAGGAGCAGGTGCGCCACACGCTGGACGTCCTGGCCCAGGCCGGCCGGCCGCTCTCGCTGCCCGCGCTCGAACCACTGGTTGAGCTGCGCAGGTCCCGTCTGGAGACCATGCTCAAGGTGCTCGACGTGGACGGGGCGGTGCGCCGGGTCCAGGGCGGCTGGATCTCCACGGGCACTCCGTGGACGTACGACACCGAGCGCTATGCCTGGGTGGCCAAGCAGCGGGCCGCCGAGCAGCAGGCGATGCGGGACTACGTCACGACGACGGGCTGCCGTATGGAGTTCCTGCGGCGGCAGCTGGACGACGAGGGGGCCGCGCCGTGCGGGCGCTGTGACAACTGCGCGGGAGCACGCTTCGAGGCGTCCGTGTCCCCCGCGGCGCTGGACGCGGCCAACGGCGAGCTCGGCCGCGCGGGCGTCGAGGTCGAGCCCCGGAAGATGTGGCCGACGGGTCTGCCGGCGGTCGGCGTCGACCTGAAGGGACGCATTCCGGCCGGTGAACAGGCCGCGACGGGGCGCGCTTTGGGACGACTCTCGGACATCGGCTGGGGCAACCGGCTGCGACCGATGCTCGCACCCCAGGCCCCGGACGGACCCGTACCGGACGATGTCGCCAAGGCCGTGGTCGGCGTACTGACCGATTGGGCGAGGGGTCCCGGCGGCTGGGCCTCGGGACAGCCCGACGCGCAGCCGCGCCCGGTCGGCGTCGTAACCGTGGCTTCCCGTACGCGGCCGCGGCTGATCCAGTCGCTGGGCGCGCGGATCGCGGAGATCGGCCGGCTGCCGCTGCTGGGTTCCGTGGAGTACGTCGGTGAGGGGGCACCCATGTCCCGGAGCAACAGCGCCCAGCGGCTGAAGGCGCTCGACGGGGCACTGACCGTCCCGCCTGAGCTGGCCACCGCTTTGAAGGAAGCGGGCGGTCCCGTCCTGCTCGTGGATGACGCGACCGAGACAGGCTGGACGCTCGCCGTGGCCGCCCGCATGCTCCGCCGGGCCGGCGCGCAGGGGGTGTTGCCGCTGGTCCTGGCCGTACAGTCGTGA